One genomic segment of Humidesulfovibrio mexicanus includes these proteins:
- a CDS encoding GmrSD restriction endonuclease domain-containing protein, with the protein MPPCYSVNSHPVETILSWVKAGEIAIPEIQRPFVWDATNVRDLLDSLFQGYPVGYLIAWRNPSVRLRDGSLSEGKKVLIDGQQRVTALMAAVLGYQVLTKEYKLTRIRIAFNPLSRKFEVLNPAIEKDVTWIPDISEAMKNAANPFTVFKAYCAQNPTVDQEQVMQSITDLLAIRNNLIGFVELAHDLDIETVTDIFIRINSKGVVLNQSDFAMSKIAASESYGGPMLRKAIDYFCHMAVAPEFYGQIAERDPEFAATDWFKKMAWLKDENDDLYDPSYTDMLRVACIAAFERGKLSDLVSLLSGRNFETRQYEDEIAAESFVRLGEGIMDFIKETHFQRFLMIIRSAGFIAPGLIRSQNALNFAYALYLKLRRDKYDPAVIERTVRRWFVLSLLTARYSGAFESQFDSDIKRAKEGDFSEFLAQTEQAVLSDSFWSFGLVQELEKASTNSPYLNLFWAAQVKLEDRGFLSRDITVGQLIAHQGDIHHIFPRDYLKKFGMKQGAYNQIANFVFTQSEINIRIGNKAPKAYFAEALEQCAGGPLKLGGINDRVELENNLIQNCIPGASLDLEQGDYAEFLKARRELMAQKIKTYYNTL; encoded by the coding sequence ATGCCCCCATGCTATTCCGTCAACAGTCATCCCGTTGAAACCATCCTGTCCTGGGTCAAGGCCGGGGAGATCGCCATCCCTGAGATTCAGCGTCCTTTCGTGTGGGATGCCACCAACGTCCGTGATCTGCTGGACTCGCTGTTCCAGGGCTACCCGGTGGGCTACCTCATCGCGTGGCGTAACCCCAGCGTACGTCTGCGGGACGGCTCCCTGAGCGAGGGCAAGAAGGTCCTCATCGACGGCCAGCAGCGCGTGACGGCCCTGATGGCCGCCGTGCTGGGCTATCAGGTCCTCACCAAGGAATACAAGCTCACGCGCATCCGCATCGCCTTCAACCCGCTGAGCCGAAAGTTTGAGGTTCTCAACCCGGCCATCGAGAAGGACGTGACGTGGATTCCGGACATCTCCGAGGCCATGAAGAACGCGGCCAACCCGTTCACAGTGTTTAAGGCCTACTGCGCCCAGAACCCAACGGTGGACCAGGAGCAGGTCATGCAGTCCATCACGGACCTGCTGGCCATTCGGAACAACCTGATCGGCTTTGTGGAGCTGGCGCACGACCTGGACATCGAAACGGTTACGGACATCTTCATCCGCATCAACTCCAAAGGCGTGGTGCTGAACCAGTCGGACTTCGCCATGTCCAAGATCGCCGCCAGCGAGAGCTACGGCGGGCCGATGCTGCGCAAGGCCATCGACTACTTCTGCCACATGGCTGTGGCGCCAGAGTTCTATGGGCAAATCGCCGAGCGCGACCCGGAGTTTGCCGCCACGGATTGGTTCAAGAAGATGGCCTGGCTCAAGGACGAGAACGATGACCTCTACGATCCGTCCTATACAGACATGCTCCGCGTGGCCTGCATCGCGGCCTTTGAGCGTGGCAAACTGTCGGACCTTGTGAGCCTACTCTCGGGCAGGAACTTCGAGACTCGCCAGTATGAGGACGAGATCGCCGCTGAGTCGTTCGTACGCCTGGGCGAGGGCATCATGGACTTCATCAAGGAGACGCACTTCCAGCGTTTCCTCATGATCATCCGCTCCGCCGGGTTCATCGCCCCTGGTCTCATCCGGTCCCAGAACGCGTTGAACTTTGCCTATGCATTGTACCTGAAACTTCGCCGGGACAAGTATGACCCGGCAGTCATCGAACGCACTGTAAGGCGCTGGTTCGTCCTCTCACTGCTCACCGCCCGCTATTCCGGAGCCTTCGAGAGTCAGTTCGACTCGGACATCAAACGTGCCAAGGAAGGGGACTTCAGCGAGTTTCTGGCCCAGACGGAGCAGGCCGTGCTGTCTGACTCGTTCTGGAGCTTTGGCTTGGTGCAGGAACTGGAGAAAGCAAGCACGAACAGTCCGTACCTGAACCTGTTCTGGGCCGCCCAGGTGAAGCTTGAGGATCGTGGATTCCTTTCGAGAGACATCACGGTGGGGCAGCTCATCGCCCACCAGGGCGACATCCACCACATCTTCCCGCGTGACTACCTCAAGAAGTTTGGCATGAAGCAGGGAGCTTACAATCAGATCGCCAACTTCGTGTTCACCCAGTCGGAGATCAACATCCGGATCGGCAACAAGGCCCCCAAGGCCTACTTCGCTGAGGCCCTGGAGCAGTGCGCTGGCGGGCCGCTCAAGCTGGGAGGCATCAATGACCGAGTTGAGCTGGAGAATAACCTGATCCAGAACTGCATCCCCGGCGCATCGCTCGATCTCGAGCAGGGGGATTACGCGGAGTTCCTCAAGGCGCGGCGAGAGCTGATGGCGCAGAAGATCAAGACGTACTACAACACGTTGTAG
- a CDS encoding Eco57I restriction-modification methylase domain-containing protein, giving the protein MIIKKSRDIFATVTTEGSALPPDILQRVADLDQALPGLTPEAYHLTGGEKLSEATNRAWNRLLAAWGSFKTVREAIPGDKPGTSETREKWLLPLFNELGYGRLLGAKAIELGGKSYSISHGWGSTPIHLLGCNVPLDKKTRGIQGATIAAPHGLVQELLNRSDDHLWAFVTNGLKLRILRDNISFTRQAFVEFDLEAMMEGQVYPDFRLLWLVCHQSRVEAARPEDCFLEQWSKAARDIGSRVLEHLRTGVESAINELGTGFLKHPSNLDIRTKLASGALDKQDYFRQLLRLIYRLLFLFVSEDRGLLLKDSSSRQAEVFLRFYSTARLRTLAASLRGTRHDDLFEGLRLIMQRLGTDEGCPELGLAPLGSMLFSKSAMPDIEPCRISNESLLAAVRHLATITGPEGLRPVDFKNLGAEELGSIYESLLELHPNMDDGFKLETAAGHERKTTGSYYTPESLIQSLLDTALDPVLAEARKAENPEQAILDLKVCDPACGSGHFLLAAANRMAKALAAARTGEDEPAPEAVRDAKRAIISRCIYGVDLNPMAVELCKVSLWLESMDPGKPLSFLDSHVQCGNSLLGATPALLRAGIPDEAFSPIEGDEKERCQAAKKSNKEQRKDHAARLKRSGLMPYAEEPFIQLGNLAESVQAFMRVDDSTIEGVRERQRMWESLASGSGYRFGRMWADAWCAAFVWKKIKAPAGEAFYPITEDVFRRIEKNPFSIPDWMQKEIERLSRQYQFFHWHLAFPEVFRLPCKGNAPENAPAGWDGGFDVVLGNPPWERIKIQEKEWFAGKRPDIANARNAAERQRLIRELAQTDPDLLKAFNEDKRKAEGESHLLRNSSRYPLCGRGDINTYTIFTELGRSVLSPIGRLGCIVPSGIASDDTTKFFFQDIVERQSLVSLYDFENKNLFPAVDSRMKFCLLTLTGAKRPAKGGAEFAFFLHDVAEIREEERRFKLTAEDIALINPNTRTCPIFRSKRDAEITKGIYRRVPVLIREATEKEPEVNPWGLRFMVMFHMANDSALFKFKSDLEQAGWTLRGNHFVKDEETHLPLYEAKMIHHYDHRWATYEPDGSTRNVTLEEKQDSDFVVMPRYWVHEWEVAKRASRCPDAVIKALAAAERDPGEAERKLVTSALVMWLAGYHLNHGDKELGNKLLAATQPRTASLIASTTGGVAVQAMEEEYPLTPDEAEQVKQALTGDTIQQGRDLVLSRTPKWFMGWRDITNTTNERTVIPGITPAAAFGDTFLLMFPAVNTREQSPILASSLTSFALDYAARQKVGGTHLKYHVFKQIPVLPPNQFDVPAPWTLREPLQDWIQARARALYASDYQMSELLNITYQPRSLEERFAIRCELDAAFFHLYGISREDVDYIMDTFPIVRRKDEAAHGCYRTKEMILEKYDEMAGAMRDSA; this is encoded by the coding sequence ATGATCATCAAGAAGTCCCGCGACATCTTCGCCACCGTCACCACGGAAGGTTCGGCCCTGCCGCCGGACATCCTCCAGCGGGTTGCGGACCTGGATCAGGCACTTCCCGGCCTGACGCCTGAAGCCTACCACCTCACAGGCGGGGAGAAGCTTTCTGAGGCCACCAACCGTGCCTGGAACAGATTGCTGGCCGCCTGGGGTAGCTTCAAGACTGTCCGCGAGGCGATACCTGGAGACAAGCCCGGAACCTCCGAGACCCGCGAGAAGTGGCTCCTGCCCCTCTTCAACGAGTTGGGCTATGGCCGCTTGCTGGGAGCCAAGGCCATTGAACTGGGCGGGAAGTCCTACTCCATCTCTCACGGCTGGGGCAGCACGCCCATCCATCTGCTCGGTTGCAATGTGCCGCTGGACAAGAAGACCAGGGGCATCCAGGGCGCCACAATCGCAGCGCCTCATGGGCTTGTTCAGGAACTCCTGAACCGCTCGGACGACCACCTCTGGGCCTTTGTCACCAACGGCCTCAAGCTGCGCATCCTGCGCGACAACATCAGCTTCACCCGTCAGGCCTTTGTCGAGTTCGACCTCGAGGCCATGATGGAAGGCCAGGTCTATCCGGACTTCCGCCTCCTGTGGCTGGTATGCCATCAGTCCCGTGTGGAAGCTGCTAGGCCAGAGGACTGCTTCCTTGAGCAGTGGTCCAAGGCGGCTCGGGACATCGGCTCCCGCGTGCTTGAGCATCTCCGCACCGGGGTTGAGTCCGCCATCAACGAACTCGGCACGGGCTTCTTGAAACATCCGTCTAATTTGGACATCCGAACCAAGCTGGCTTCGGGAGCCTTGGACAAGCAGGATTACTTCCGCCAGTTGCTCCGCCTGATCTACCGGTTGCTGTTCCTTTTCGTTTCCGAGGATCGCGGTCTGCTGCTCAAGGATTCGTCTTCCCGGCAGGCGGAGGTGTTCCTCAGGTTCTACTCCACTGCCCGGCTGAGAACTCTTGCCGCAAGCCTGCGAGGCACCCGCCACGATGACCTTTTTGAAGGTCTGCGTTTGATCATGCAACGCCTTGGCACCGATGAAGGCTGCCCAGAGCTTGGCTTGGCCCCGCTTGGGAGCATGCTGTTCTCGAAGTCCGCCATGCCCGACATTGAGCCGTGCCGGATCAGCAATGAGTCGCTGCTTGCCGCAGTGCGGCATCTGGCCACCATTACAGGGCCTGAGGGCCTGCGCCCGGTGGACTTCAAGAACCTTGGGGCCGAGGAGCTGGGCAGCATTTACGAGTCCCTGTTGGAACTGCACCCCAACATGGACGATGGCTTCAAGCTGGAGACCGCCGCAGGCCACGAGCGCAAGACCACGGGCAGCTACTACACCCCGGAGAGCCTCATCCAGAGCCTGCTGGACACGGCCCTTGATCCGGTCCTGGCCGAGGCCCGCAAGGCGGAGAACCCCGAGCAGGCCATCCTGGACCTCAAGGTGTGCGACCCGGCCTGCGGCAGCGGCCACTTCCTGCTGGCCGCCGCCAACCGCATGGCCAAGGCCCTGGCCGCTGCCCGCACGGGCGAGGACGAGCCAGCGCCGGAGGCCGTGCGCGATGCCAAGCGCGCCATCATCAGCCGTTGCATCTACGGTGTGGACCTGAACCCCATGGCCGTGGAGCTGTGCAAGGTGAGCCTCTGGCTGGAGTCCATGGACCCTGGCAAGCCGCTGTCCTTTTTGGACAGCCATGTCCAGTGCGGCAACAGTCTGCTTGGGGCCACGCCCGCGCTGTTGCGAGCTGGCATCCCGGATGAGGCCTTCAGCCCCATTGAGGGCGACGAGAAGGAACGCTGCCAAGCCGCCAAGAAGAGCAACAAGGAACAGCGCAAGGACCACGCGGCCCGGCTGAAGCGCTCTGGCCTGATGCCCTACGCCGAGGAGCCGTTCATCCAGCTTGGCAATCTTGCCGAGTCCGTGCAGGCGTTCATGCGTGTTGACGATTCCACCATCGAGGGTGTCCGCGAGCGCCAGCGCATGTGGGAGAGCCTAGCCAGTGGCAGCGGATACCGCTTTGGTCGCATGTGGGCTGATGCCTGGTGCGCGGCTTTTGTGTGGAAGAAAATCAAGGCCCCGGCAGGCGAGGCGTTCTATCCCATCACCGAGGACGTGTTCCGGCGCATCGAGAAGAATCCGTTCAGCATCCCCGACTGGATGCAGAAGGAGATCGAGCGGCTGTCCCGGCAGTACCAGTTCTTCCACTGGCACTTGGCCTTCCCCGAGGTGTTCCGCCTGCCCTGCAAGGGCAATGCACCGGAGAATGCCCCGGCGGGCTGGGACGGCGGCTTTGACGTGGTGCTGGGCAATCCGCCGTGGGAGCGCATCAAGATTCAGGAAAAGGAGTGGTTCGCTGGCAAGAGACCGGACATTGCCAACGCCCGCAATGCCGCCGAGCGGCAACGGCTCATCCGTGAGTTGGCCCAGACCGATCCCGACCTGCTCAAGGCCTTCAACGAGGACAAGCGCAAGGCCGAAGGCGAGAGCCACCTGTTGCGCAATTCCAGCCGCTATCCGCTGTGCGGGCGCGGGGACATCAATACCTACACCATTTTCACCGAGCTGGGGCGGTCAGTCCTGTCGCCCATTGGCCGCCTGGGCTGCATTGTGCCTTCGGGAATCGCCTCGGACGACACGACCAAGTTCTTCTTTCAGGACATCGTTGAGCGGCAGAGCTTGGTGTCCCTGTATGACTTCGAGAATAAGAACCTGTTTCCTGCGGTCGATAGCCGGATGAAGTTCTGCCTGCTCACGCTGACGGGAGCAAAGCGTCCGGCCAAGGGAGGAGCAGAGTTCGCTTTCTTCCTGCACGACGTGGCAGAGATTCGTGAAGAGGAACGCCGGTTCAAGCTGACTGCCGAGGATATCGCCCTCATCAACCCGAATACGCGCACCTGCCCCATCTTCCGCTCCAAGCGCGATGCCGAGATCACCAAGGGCATCTACCGCCGTGTGCCGGTGCTGATCCGCGAGGCCACGGAGAAGGAGCCTGAAGTCAATCCTTGGGGGCTGCGCTTTATGGTGATGTTTCACATGGCTAACGATTCCGCCTTGTTCAAATTTAAGAGCGATCTTGAGCAGGCAGGCTGGACGCTTCGCGGCAACCACTTCGTGAAGGACGAGGAAACGCACCTGCCTCTGTATGAGGCCAAGATGATCCACCACTATGACCACCGCTGGGCCACCTACGAGCCGGATGGCAGCACCAGGAACGTGACTCTGGAGGAGAAGCAGGATTCGGATTTCGTGGTGATGCCCCGCTACTGGGTGCATGAGTGGGAGGTGGCCAAGCGGGCCAGCCGCTGCCCGGATGCGGTCATCAAGGCCCTGGCTGCTGCTGAGCGAGACCCAGGAGAGGCGGAGCGCAAGCTCGTGACCAGCGCCTTGGTCATGTGGCTGGCGGGCTACCACCTGAACCACGGCGACAAGGAACTGGGCAACAAGCTCCTGGCCGCAACGCAGCCCCGCACGGCAAGCCTCATTGCCTCCACCACGGGCGGGGTGGCTGTCCAGGCGATGGAGGAAGAATACCCCCTGACGCCGGACGAGGCCGAGCAGGTCAAGCAGGCCCTGACTGGCGATACCATCCAACAGGGCCGCGACTTGGTCCTCAGCCGCACGCCCAAGTGGTTCATGGGGTGGAGGGATATAACCAACACCACGAACGAGCGGACGGTGATTCCCGGCATCACACCGGCAGCGGCATTCGGCGATACCTTTTTGCTCATGTTCCCTGCCGTGAATACCCGTGAACAATCGCCGATACTAGCCTCAAGTTTGACGTCATTCGCCTTGGACTATGCTGCGAGGCAGAAGGTTGGTGGAACGCACTTGAAGTACCATGTGTTCAAGCAGATTCCTGTTCTTCCCCCGAACCAATTCGATGTTCCCGCTCCGTGGACTTTGCGCGAACCACTTCAGGACTGGATTCAGGCAAGGGCGAGGGCGCTCTATGCCTCCGACTACCAGATGTCAGAGTTGCTGAACATCACGTACCAGCCGCGTAGCCTTGAAGAGCGTTTCGCCATCCGCTGTGAACTCGACGCAGCGTTTTTCCACCTCTACGGCATCAGCCGCGAGGACGTGGACTACATCATGGACACCTTCCCCATCGTGAGGCGCAAGGACGAGGCGGCCCATGGTTGTTACCGGACCAAGGAGATGATTCTGGAGAAGTATGACGAGATGGCAGGAGCGATGAGAGACAGCGCATAG
- a CDS encoding helicase-related protein — translation MSYAVGSLVKARNREWVVLPDSSDDLLVLRPLGGTDKEIAGVLPALEPVGPAQFALPDPGKPGDFITSRLLRDAVRLGFRSSAGPFRSFGKIAVEPRPYQLVPLLMALKLDPVRILVSDDVGIGKTVEASLIARELLDRGEIQRLAILCPPHLAEQWQGELREKFNIETVLILPSTARSLERHCRPGESLFERYPYSVVSLDYIKTDHRRDEFIRTCPELVIIDEAHTCAWGEDGRGVRHQRHRLVKDLAAKPDQHMVLVTATPHSGKDAAFRSLLSLLNPEFSNLPEDLAGPEQEQNRRKLAAHFVQRKRADIRHFLSTDTPFPDREERELQYRLSPNYKKLFDKVLEYARETVQAGQDEGRHRQRVRWWSVLGLLRSLASSPAAAAATLRSRASVADTESAEEADQLGRQTVLDLLDEEGGDALDVAPGSDVYVEDENSQVRRRLLQMAREAEALMGAEDQKLKTILTEVKKLLDEGFHPIVFCRFIPTADYVAEELRKKLTGVVVDSVTGMLPPAEREERVYDLSKAPKRVLVCTDCLSEGINLQEHFDAVIHYDLSWNPTRHEQREGRVDRFGQPKPVVRIMTYFGIDNQIDGFIIDILIKKHKTIKNDLGISVPVPVESDAVVQAIFEGLLLRGGAAQSQGQRSLFLPGMEELIKPKAEALYAEWENASKREKRTRTMFAQEAIKTDEVAKELDAMRSAIGSGVEVERFTREALQALGATVSVAGPRLSAELRGTPQALKDSLPISDTLKARFAMPVQDDEVYLHRTHNFVESLAAYVMDTALDPIQEGIAKRCGAIRTRAVTTRTTILMVRFRYHIITRKDGVETPLLAEDCRLLGFEGSPDAMVWIPEEQAEKLLLTMPDASVPPDMARSFLSPIIQGFDAIWPELETFARSRGEELLAAHRRVRTESRHKGVSYAIEPQLPPDVLGLYVFMPVPRQAGGAA, via the coding sequence ATGAGCTACGCCGTTGGTTCACTCGTCAAGGCCAGGAACCGGGAATGGGTCGTGCTCCCAGACTCTTCGGATGATTTGTTGGTCCTACGTCCACTTGGTGGAACGGATAAGGAGATTGCCGGTGTCTTGCCTGCTCTGGAGCCTGTAGGACCTGCCCAGTTTGCCCTGCCAGATCCGGGAAAGCCCGGAGACTTCATTACGTCGCGTCTGCTGCGGGATGCCGTCCGGCTTGGGTTCCGGTCCAGTGCCGGGCCTTTCCGTTCGTTCGGTAAGATTGCGGTGGAACCTCGGCCCTACCAGTTGGTTCCGCTGCTCATGGCCCTCAAGCTTGATCCTGTTCGTATTCTCGTGTCCGACGACGTGGGCATTGGCAAAACCGTAGAGGCTTCGCTCATCGCACGCGAGTTGCTGGACCGTGGCGAAATACAGCGGTTGGCAATCCTCTGCCCTCCACACCTTGCTGAACAGTGGCAAGGCGAGCTTCGCGAGAAGTTCAACATCGAAACGGTGTTGATCCTGCCTTCCACGGCAAGGAGCTTGGAGCGTCATTGCAGGCCGGGGGAATCCCTGTTCGAACGCTACCCTTATTCCGTTGTGTCCTTGGACTACATCAAAACCGATCACCGCCGCGATGAGTTCATTCGAACCTGCCCTGAGTTGGTCATCATCGATGAGGCTCATACCTGCGCGTGGGGCGAGGACGGACGTGGTGTTCGCCATCAGCGGCACCGCCTCGTGAAGGATCTTGCCGCCAAGCCTGATCAACACATGGTTTTGGTGACCGCTACGCCGCATAGCGGCAAGGACGCCGCGTTCCGCTCGCTCTTGTCGCTGCTCAACCCCGAGTTTAGCAACCTGCCAGAGGACTTGGCTGGTCCTGAGCAGGAGCAGAACAGACGTAAACTGGCTGCCCATTTTGTTCAGAGAAAGCGGGCGGACATCCGGCACTTCCTTTCCACCGATACCCCCTTCCCAGACAGGGAAGAGCGGGAACTCCAATACCGTCTGTCTCCGAACTATAAGAAGCTTTTTGACAAGGTGCTGGAGTACGCCCGGGAGACCGTCCAAGCTGGACAGGACGAAGGCAGGCATCGGCAGAGGGTCCGCTGGTGGTCCGTGCTGGGCCTGTTGAGGTCCCTGGCTTCCAGCCCGGCTGCTGCGGCTGCTACGCTTCGCAGCCGTGCCAGCGTTGCGGACACGGAGAGCGCAGAGGAAGCTGACCAGCTTGGACGGCAGACCGTGCTGGACCTGCTGGACGAGGAGGGGGGAGACGCACTTGATGTCGCCCCTGGCAGCGATGTCTATGTGGAAGACGAGAACAGCCAGGTCCGCAGGCGGCTCTTGCAGATGGCACGAGAGGCCGAAGCTCTTATGGGAGCCGAAGACCAGAAGCTGAAGACGATACTGACTGAGGTGAAGAAGCTGCTGGACGAAGGATTCCACCCCATCGTGTTCTGCCGTTTCATTCCAACGGCGGATTATGTTGCAGAGGAACTGCGCAAGAAGCTCACAGGCGTTGTCGTCGACTCGGTCACCGGCATGCTGCCCCCGGCGGAACGCGAGGAGCGCGTGTACGACTTATCCAAAGCCCCCAAACGCGTTCTTGTTTGCACTGACTGCCTTAGCGAGGGCATCAACCTCCAAGAGCATTTTGATGCGGTCATCCACTATGACCTGTCGTGGAACCCGACTCGTCATGAGCAGCGGGAAGGCCGGGTGGACCGCTTTGGCCAGCCCAAGCCTGTCGTGCGCATAATGACGTACTTCGGCATCGACAATCAGATCGACGGCTTCATCATCGACATCCTCATCAAAAAGCACAAGACCATCAAGAACGATCTCGGCATTTCCGTTCCCGTTCCCGTGGAGAGCGACGCTGTGGTCCAGGCCATCTTCGAGGGCTTGCTGCTGCGCGGTGGCGCGGCTCAGTCTCAGGGCCAGCGCAGCCTCTTCCTGCCGGGCATGGAGGAACTCATCAAACCCAAGGCCGAGGCCCTGTACGCCGAGTGGGAGAACGCCTCCAAGCGAGAGAAGCGCACCCGCACCATGTTCGCCCAGGAAGCCATCAAGACCGACGAGGTGGCCAAGGAACTGGATGCCATGCGTTCAGCCATCGGTTCCGGTGTGGAGGTGGAGCGGTTCACCCGCGAGGCCCTCCAGGCGCTGGGGGCCACAGTCTCTGTGGCTGGTCCGCGCTTGAGCGCCGAACTGAGAGGGACTCCTCAGGCGCTTAAAGATTCCCTCCCAATCAGCGATACTCTCAAAGCTCGGTTCGCCATGCCGGTGCAGGACGATGAGGTATACCTGCACCGCACGCATAACTTCGTCGAAAGCTTGGCCGCTTACGTCATGGATACCGCCCTTGATCCCATCCAGGAAGGCATTGCCAAACGCTGTGGTGCCATCCGCACCAGGGCGGTGACGACCCGCACCACGATCCTGATGGTGCGGTTTCGCTACCACATCATCACGCGCAAGGACGGGGTCGAGACGCCGCTCTTGGCTGAGGACTGCCGCCTTTTGGGGTTTGAGGGGTCTCCCGATGCAATGGTCTGGATTCCAGAAGAGCAAGCTGAGAAGCTGTTGCTGACAATGCCTGATGCCAGCGTGCCACCTGACATGGCCAGGAGTTTCCTCAGCCCGATAATTCAAGGCTTCGACGCCATTTGGCCTGAACTGGAAACTTTCGCCAGGAGCAGGGGGGAAGAGTTGCTGGCGGCCCACAGGCGAGTTCGCACGGAGAGCCGCCACAAGGGCGTCTCCTATGCCATAGAGCCACAGTTGCCCCCTGACGTGCTGGGCCTCTACGTCTTCATGCCGGTTCCTCGGCAGGCAGGAGGTGCCGCATGA
- a CDS encoding helix-turn-helix domain-containing protein, with amino-acid sequence MTSKKLDIERFSKVYNLMNSTCYDGEREAARDRAEAIACAAGMTFEEAVDAISQLEAPTPMATESFRNPFAGFAEYMEQREPGYMARAAEEARQREEARLKECAKLIEQYGSEEAVMAACEREVLLEKACAHLAEVEEDGYISNLDGWGPLSKDEDLPVSVRQAVADAYILPKTVVEAWEEWRYWNRRMLERSTLDRYMDFHPLPVNARVVVLEELLFSLPAATVGDVIARIDRFEELCNQGWDVKQEDQDKFIKQLRNDVDFLSNSVQVGRQTPFTNAKKRDAVLEYLKCPERSLLSDREIARIVGVSPQTVNNWRKRLNVHFGHNR; translated from the coding sequence ATGACTTCGAAAAAGCTAGACATCGAAAGATTTTCAAAAGTTTACAATCTCATGAATTCAACGTGTTACGATGGAGAACGGGAAGCCGCCAGAGATAGAGCTGAGGCAATTGCCTGTGCAGCAGGCATGACCTTCGAAGAGGCCGTCGACGCGATCTCTCAGCTCGAAGCACCCACGCCAATGGCAACGGAATCATTTCGTAACCCCTTTGCAGGCTTTGCTGAATACATGGAGCAACGAGAACCAGGATATATGGCTCGGGCTGCTGAGGAGGCTCGGCAACGCGAAGAAGCACGCCTTAAAGAATGCGCCAAACTCATTGAGCAGTACGGCTCAGAAGAGGCCGTCATGGCCGCATGTGAAAGGGAAGTTTTACTAGAGAAGGCCTGCGCTCATTTGGCAGAAGTGGAAGAGGACGGCTACATATCCAATTTGGACGGATGGGGACCATTGTCGAAAGATGAAGACCTTCCGGTGTCAGTCCGTCAAGCGGTAGCCGACGCCTACATCTTGCCAAAAACAGTCGTCGAAGCTTGGGAAGAATGGCGTTACTGGAACCGACGTATGCTTGAACGAAGCACACTAGATCGATACATGGATTTTCATCCACTACCGGTGAATGCTCGTGTCGTAGTTTTAGAAGAACTGTTGTTTTCCCTGCCAGCAGCAACCGTAGGAGACGTTATAGCGCGAATCGACCGGTTCGAAGAACTTTGCAATCAGGGCTGGGATGTGAAGCAAGAGGATCAGGACAAATTTATTAAGCAACTCCGTAATGATGTAGACTTTCTATCCAACAGTGTCCAAGTTGGACGACAGACTCCATTTACCAACGCCAAGAAGAGAGACGCCGTGCTGGAGTACCTCAAGTGTCCCGAGCGGTCACTGCTGTCAGACCGCGAGATTGCCCGTATCGTCGGGGTATCACCACAGACCGTGAACAACTGGCGCAAGCGGCTCAACGTCCATTTTGGACACAACCGATAA